In the Pseudomonadota bacterium genome, GCAAGTAGCTAAAGTGGGGTAACAGCCTGGCGGTACGTCTACCAGCGGCCGTGGTCGAAGCGCTCAAGCTCAAGGAAGGCGATCAGATCGAGATCCGCATCGTCGGCGAGCGCGCGTTCGAAATCGACCGCGACAGGAGCCGTGAGCGGGCCATCGAGCGCATCCGCAGGCTGCGTCGTCCCCTGCCCACCGGATTCAAG is a window encoding:
- a CDS encoding AbrB/MazE/SpoVT family DNA-binding domain-containing protein; protein product: MAVRLPAAVVEALKLKEGDQIEIRIVGERAFEIDRDRSRERAIERIRRLRRPLPTGFKFDREVANER